A section of the Halopiger aswanensis genome encodes:
- a CDS encoding DUF7563 family protein, with translation MPECQNCGSFVTDAYARVFTPPGVDDPRVCPDCQDKIRDGAEVRAARSPRNP, from the coding sequence ATGCCGGAATGTCAGAACTGCGGTTCGTTCGTGACCGACGCGTACGCTCGAGTGTTCACGCCGCCCGGCGTCGACGACCCGCGCGTCTGTCCGGACTGCCAGGACAAGATCCGCGACGGTGCGGAGGTCCGCGCCGCCCGCTCGCCGCGGAATCCGTGA
- a CDS encoding HVO_0416 family zinc finger protein — protein sequence MASSPNGAGDDVFDQFLTDRGHSVDEVGWEQEYNKKQCPECGGLHDTAADICSVCGWEPAA from the coding sequence ATGGCATCCTCACCCAATGGTGCCGGTGACGACGTTTTTGACCAGTTCCTTACCGACCGCGGCCACTCAGTCGACGAAGTAGGGTGGGAGCAGGAGTATAACAAGAAGCAGTGCCCGGAGTGTGGCGGCCTCCACGATACGGCCGCCGACATCTGTTCCGTCTGCGGCTGGGAGCCGGCGGCCTGA